The following coding sequences are from one Luteolibacter yonseiensis window:
- a CDS encoding phosphate ABC transporter substrate-binding protein, translated as MKNILISITAALVSVAGAQTISIKGSDTLGAKLVPQLAEAFKASGKSGINFEIAAEGSSTAFPALANGTAQIGMSSRKIKEDEATSARSKGMALQEIAVCHDMLAVIVNKNNPLSKVTKDQIAKIFTGQSSDWSEVGGTPGKISVYTRNTSSGTYKDWQSLAMGGRDYPSSSQKLAGNEQIVKEVSANKNGIGYVGLAYAKATGIKALPIDGIAPIAKNAKTYVYARECYLYTLEKPNAETQAFLEFIKSPAGQEIIRKVGFVANGDL; from the coding sequence ATGAAGAACATCCTCATTTCCATCACCGCGGCACTGGTATCCGTCGCAGGCGCCCAGACCATCAGCATCAAGGGCTCCGACACTCTGGGAGCCAAGCTGGTTCCCCAGCTCGCGGAAGCTTTCAAAGCCTCCGGCAAGTCCGGCATCAATTTCGAAATCGCTGCGGAAGGTTCCTCCACGGCGTTCCCCGCACTGGCGAACGGCACCGCCCAGATCGGCATGTCCTCCCGCAAGATCAAGGAGGACGAGGCGACCTCCGCCCGCTCGAAGGGCATGGCGCTGCAGGAAATCGCGGTCTGCCACGACATGCTGGCGGTGATCGTGAACAAGAACAACCCCCTCTCGAAAGTCACCAAGGACCAGATCGCCAAGATCTTCACCGGCCAGTCCAGCGACTGGTCGGAAGTCGGCGGCACCCCGGGAAAAATCTCGGTTTACACCCGGAACACCTCCTCCGGCACTTACAAGGACTGGCAGTCGCTGGCGATGGGCGGCCGCGACTATCCGTCGAGCTCGCAGAAGCTCGCCGGCAACGAACAGATCGTGAAGGAAGTCTCCGCCAACAAGAACGGCATCGGCTACGTCGGCCTCGCCTACGCCAAGGCCACGGGCATCAAGGCGCTCCCCATCGACGGAATCGCCCCGATTGCGAAAAATGCCAAGACCTACGTTTACGCCCGCGAATGCTACCTCTACACCTTGGAGAAGCCGAACGCCGAAACCCAAGCCTTCCTTGAATTCATCAAATCCCCCGCCGGTCAGGAAATCATCCGCAAGGTGGGATTCGTCGCCAACGGAGATCTCTGA
- a CDS encoding elongation factor P, whose product MASTPIINLRKGHAVRHNNEVCLVIDHELKTPPRMASYVQMSIRSVATKKVFNLRMTSNDSIEGVILERTPHEYSYKDSSGYHFLDPNTYEDAVVYEDLIEGVKNYLIEGQLYNLMVADGIVVAVDLPLTMVMTVAESSEGVKGDSANNVYKPAVMETGLVVQVPLFINVGERINVKTEDNSYTGRANG is encoded by the coding sequence ATGGCTAGCACACCCATCATCAACCTCCGCAAGGGACACGCCGTCCGCCACAACAACGAAGTCTGTCTCGTGATCGACCACGAACTCAAGACTCCTCCGCGCATGGCGTCGTATGTGCAGATGTCCATCCGCAGTGTCGCGACCAAGAAGGTTTTCAACCTCCGCATGACTTCGAACGACAGCATCGAGGGCGTGATCCTCGAGCGCACCCCGCACGAATACTCCTACAAGGACAGCAGCGGGTACCACTTCCTCGACCCGAACACCTACGAGGACGCCGTGGTTTATGAGGACCTCATCGAAGGAGTGAAGAACTACCTCATCGAAGGCCAGCTCTACAACCTCATGGTCGCGGACGGCATCGTCGTGGCCGTGGATCTGCCACTCACCATGGTGATGACCGTGGCCGAGTCCTCGGAAGGCGTCAAAGGCGATTCCGCGAACAACGTTTACAAGCCTGCGGTCATGGAGACCGGTCTGGTCGTCCAAGTCCCTCTCTTCATCAACGTCGGTGAGAGGATCAACGTGAAGACCGAGGACAACTCCTACACCGGTCGCGCGAACGGATAA
- a CDS encoding DUF5069 domain-containing protein → MTWNDQFLALFDRCLAKYQEGDTDFEKYYSCEEARFLASIGCKPREFFDFVEDFGSEGEPTISTALLVAAVRRDYFHTVQKGIPSDKELTRDDIPTFGEELEGMAYLPRILAKGRAKLHGELDPDLMFGCGGDRNFLKKHGDIHPADFLRHLWASGNEDNKIVHWIKEQQD, encoded by the coding sequence ATGACCTGGAACGACCAATTTCTCGCCCTCTTCGACCGCTGTCTCGCGAAATACCAGGAGGGCGACACCGACTTCGAAAAATACTACAGCTGCGAGGAAGCCAGATTCCTCGCGAGCATCGGCTGCAAGCCTCGTGAATTTTTCGACTTCGTCGAGGACTTCGGCAGCGAGGGAGAGCCGACGATCTCCACCGCCCTGCTCGTCGCCGCCGTCCGCCGCGACTATTTCCATACCGTGCAGAAAGGCATTCCAAGTGACAAGGAACTGACGCGCGACGACATCCCGACGTTCGGCGAGGAACTGGAAGGAATGGCCTACCTGCCGCGCATCCTCGCGAAGGGCCGGGCCAAGCTCCATGGCGAGCTTGATCCGGACCTCATGTTCGGATGCGGTGGAGACCGGAATTTCCTCAAGAAACACGGTGACATCCACCCGGCCGATTTCCTCCGCCATCTGTGGGCTTCCGGGAACGAGGACAACAAGATCGTCCACTGGATCAAGGAGCAGCAGGACTGA
- a CDS encoding aldo/keto reductase codes for MFDPARYDGRMPYRRCGDSGLLLPEISLGFWHNFGHVDDFEEARRIMRRAFDRGVTHFDLANNYGPPPGSAEENVGRILVEDFASHRDELVITTKAGHDMWSGPYGQAGSRKHLLASLDQSLKRLRQNYVDIFYSHCPDPNTRLEETMSALATAVHSGRALYVGLSKYPLKRLKKAVKILKDMGIRCLIYQPPYSILNRWPETEGILDYLLEEGIGCVVFSPLAQGMLTPKYVAGIPEGSRAARSEGFLQAEQVVAQQEKIRALGDLAAAHGTPLNHLAIQWSLRSPAVTSSIIGARTVAQLDDSLDALRSPMPDEGLLAAIDAIAPCVKKKHAED; via the coding sequence ATGTTTGATCCAGCGCGCTATGATGGCCGCATGCCTTACCGGCGTTGCGGTGATTCGGGACTTCTGCTTCCGGAAATTTCCCTCGGATTTTGGCACAACTTCGGCCACGTGGACGACTTCGAGGAAGCGCGCAGGATCATGCGCCGGGCGTTCGACCGGGGCGTCACCCATTTCGACCTCGCCAACAATTACGGTCCGCCTCCGGGATCCGCCGAAGAGAACGTGGGCCGCATCCTGGTGGAGGACTTCGCCAGCCATCGCGACGAACTGGTCATCACCACCAAGGCCGGCCATGACATGTGGAGCGGACCCTACGGACAGGCCGGATCGCGCAAGCACCTGCTGGCTTCGCTCGACCAGTCGTTGAAACGGTTGCGTCAGAACTACGTGGACATCTTCTACTCACACTGTCCGGATCCAAACACCCGTTTGGAGGAAACGATGTCCGCGCTCGCCACGGCGGTTCACAGCGGCAGGGCACTCTATGTGGGACTCTCGAAGTATCCGCTCAAGCGTTTGAAGAAGGCGGTGAAAATTCTCAAGGACATGGGCATCCGCTGCCTCATTTATCAACCGCCTTACTCGATCCTCAACCGCTGGCCGGAAACCGAGGGTATCCTGGACTACCTGCTGGAGGAAGGAATCGGCTGCGTCGTTTTCAGCCCGCTGGCGCAGGGCATGCTGACGCCGAAATATGTGGCGGGCATCCCCGAGGGTTCGCGCGCCGCCCGCTCGGAGGGATTCCTCCAAGCCGAGCAGGTCGTGGCGCAGCAGGAGAAAATCCGCGCGCTGGGCGATCTCGCGGCGGCGCATGGCACGCCGTTGAACCATCTCGCCATCCAGTGGTCGCTGCGCTCCCCTGCCGTCACCTCATCGATCATCGGTGCCCGCACGGTCGCGCAGCTTGATGATTCGCTCGACGCGCTCAGATCCCCGATGCCTGATGAAGGACTGTTGGCCGCCATTGACGCGATCGCGCCATGTGTGAAGAAAAAGCATGCGGAGGACTGA
- a CDS encoding WD40 repeat domain-containing protein → MPEHLLLEPPVITARPAAVHALACSPWAPLLAATGQRQVLLYHTDSLELAGILPFPEGDPVSLAFTPDGRYLIVGGGVPGKSGVTITFDITNGSRLLTAAKEFDSILAADIRPGFDIVATGGPSRLLKIWNTGTGELVKSIKKHTDWITALDLSSDGVLLASGDRNGGVFVWESESGNEFHSLRAHQAAISATAFRADSNILATASEDGTLRFWEMNGGSEVKKIDAHPGGVTAFAFARDGSSVSAGRDMKVKFWKPDFSHARDLVQNLPALPTAIALDFEGKQAFVGDALGNIQSFQTSDSKKLTEIKNNPSLIETRIQTIASTINNQEQKLTESEKDLAEKTAARDAARNTLSESENELKRLIEAHKTAQITASQTTSEEAGKLVNEASSKIQPAEQTIVQNRGNVEASEKLLTSSTTAYENIKTSINSLKLNQKRWSAATINTKALITRREAEETSLVADEDQNNYTQAAAAIAIQSDALNIKRSDRLELSEHLMRSTSPAITEELQATLAALDIRISIEQARLETLENDSLILRDKAEHTAPLTYRKNLESIALRNAYLKALE, encoded by the coding sequence ATGCCGGAGCACCTGCTTCTCGAGCCACCGGTGATCACCGCACGCCCGGCGGCCGTTCATGCGCTCGCCTGCTCTCCTTGGGCACCGCTACTGGCCGCCACGGGGCAGCGCCAGGTGCTGCTCTACCATACCGACAGCCTCGAACTTGCCGGTATCCTCCCCTTTCCGGAAGGAGATCCTGTCTCGCTGGCATTCACTCCGGACGGCCGTTACCTGATCGTCGGAGGCGGAGTGCCGGGCAAATCCGGAGTCACCATCACCTTTGACATCACGAACGGCAGCCGACTGCTCACCGCTGCCAAGGAATTCGACAGCATCCTCGCCGCCGACATCCGGCCCGGATTCGACATTGTCGCCACCGGCGGTCCATCCCGGCTGCTGAAAATCTGGAATACCGGCACCGGGGAGCTGGTCAAATCCATCAAGAAACATACCGACTGGATCACCGCGCTCGATCTTTCGTCCGACGGCGTGCTCCTCGCCAGCGGAGACCGCAATGGCGGGGTTTTCGTCTGGGAGAGCGAATCCGGAAATGAATTCCACAGCCTGCGCGCCCATCAGGCCGCCATCTCCGCCACCGCCTTTCGCGCGGACTCCAACATTCTCGCCACCGCATCCGAAGACGGCACCCTCCGGTTTTGGGAAATGAACGGCGGGAGCGAGGTGAAAAAAATCGACGCCCATCCCGGTGGCGTCACTGCATTCGCCTTCGCCCGCGATGGCTCATCCGTCTCCGCGGGTCGCGACATGAAGGTCAAATTCTGGAAACCGGACTTCAGCCACGCCCGCGATCTCGTTCAAAACCTCCCCGCCCTCCCCACTGCCATCGCTCTTGATTTCGAAGGCAAACAAGCGTTTGTCGGGGACGCTCTCGGAAACATACAATCATTTCAAACATCCGATTCAAAGAAGCTAACCGAGATCAAAAACAACCCCTCACTGATTGAGACGCGAATTCAAACAATCGCTTCAACCATAAACAACCAGGAACAAAAACTCACCGAATCCGAAAAAGACCTCGCAGAAAAAACCGCTGCCAGAGATGCGGCGAGAAATACGCTCAGCGAGTCAGAAAACGAACTCAAACGATTGATTGAAGCGCATAAAACAGCCCAAATTACCGCTTCCCAGACCACTTCGGAAGAAGCCGGAAAACTGGTTAATGAAGCCTCCTCAAAGATTCAGCCCGCAGAACAAACGATCGTTCAAAACCGCGGCAACGTTGAAGCCTCCGAAAAACTTCTCACCTCTTCCACTACTGCTTACGAAAATATAAAAACATCCATAAATTCATTAAAACTTAATCAAAAGCGCTGGTCCGCCGCCACAATCAATACGAAAGCTTTAATCACTCGTAGGGAAGCCGAAGAGACCTCCCTCGTCGCCGACGAGGATCAAAACAACTACACACAGGCCGCGGCAGCAATTGCGATTCAATCGGATGCTTTAAACATAAAAAGATCTGATCGTTTGGAACTGAGCGAGCATTTGATGCGATCGACCTCTCCTGCAATCACCGAAGAACTTCAGGCGACACTCGCTGCTCTCGACATCCGCATCTCCATCGAGCAGGCGCGCTTGGAAACGCTGGAAAACGACAGCCTGATCCTCCGCGATAAGGCGGAGCACACGGCCCCCCTCACCTACCGGAAGAATCTTGAAAGCATCGCCCTCCGCAATGCCTACCTCAAGGCCTTGGAATGA
- a CDS encoding BlaI/MecI/CopY family transcriptional regulator, with amino-acid sequence MKRLEDGQISRRERQVMDILFRLGKATAEEVMKELPDPPSYSAVRALLVTLEGKELVKHSKDSRRYVYEPTVPEKKAKRTALKQLIATFFEGSPEKLVASLLDPQDQKLSGEEIDRIRKLIDGKE; translated from the coding sequence GTGAAACGATTGGAAGACGGGCAGATTTCGAGAAGGGAGCGGCAGGTGATGGACATCCTGTTCCGTCTGGGCAAGGCCACCGCCGAGGAGGTTATGAAGGAACTGCCGGACCCGCCGAGCTATTCGGCGGTGCGGGCGTTGCTGGTGACTCTGGAAGGGAAGGAGCTGGTGAAGCACTCCAAGGATTCCCGGCGTTACGTTTATGAACCGACAGTGCCGGAGAAGAAGGCCAAGCGCACGGCGCTCAAACAGCTCATCGCCACGTTTTTCGAAGGGAGCCCGGAAAAGCTCGTCGCGTCATTGCTGGATCCGCAGGACCAGAAACTGAGCGGCGAGGAGATCGACCGGATCAGAAAGCTGATCGATGGAAAGGAATGA
- a CDS encoding M56 family metallopeptidase, with amino-acid sequence MIAILSFSTIAALLVFATGRRDQARDPRLTVLVLGLLAVFPVLWLLLPKYSVPLEVSAGGGEAGFPWMKLLFSLWAGGFLIKSVQLVVAAWEISRWRRRSVLISRQDGVEIRRLDGLRGPVAAGVFRPVVFVPEAWDGWSDDCRRMVLEHEMAHHTRRDPLWRWIAEISCAVNGGNPLVGWIARRLTMQCEVACDAAVLKNGVPAKDYAHLLCDFAEKRASGKLALSMSTSSSLEDRVRRLMIPRRQLGAAGIFTLVALAVIVAGGLAIFTAAPEASPVTSDEVELRWSANPFPGGN; translated from the coding sequence ATGATAGCGATTCTCAGCTTCTCCACCATTGCCGCGCTGTTGGTGTTTGCCACCGGTAGGCGGGATCAGGCACGGGATCCGAGGCTTACCGTGCTTGTGCTGGGATTGCTGGCGGTTTTTCCCGTGTTGTGGCTTTTGCTGCCGAAATACAGTGTTCCGTTGGAGGTATCCGCAGGTGGTGGTGAGGCGGGGTTCCCGTGGATGAAGCTGCTGTTCTCGCTGTGGGCGGGAGGGTTTTTGATCAAGTCGGTGCAACTGGTGGTCGCGGCGTGGGAGATTTCGCGGTGGCGGCGACGCTCGGTGCTCATCAGCCGGCAGGATGGAGTGGAGATCCGGCGGCTCGATGGCCTGCGCGGACCAGTGGCTGCGGGGGTGTTTCGTCCGGTGGTGTTCGTTCCGGAAGCTTGGGACGGGTGGTCGGATGATTGCCGACGGATGGTACTGGAACACGAAATGGCGCATCATACCCGGCGTGATCCGCTGTGGCGCTGGATTGCTGAAATCTCCTGTGCTGTCAATGGAGGGAATCCGCTCGTGGGCTGGATCGCCCGGAGGCTGACGATGCAATGCGAGGTGGCGTGCGATGCGGCGGTGTTGAAAAATGGTGTTCCTGCCAAGGATTACGCGCATCTTCTGTGTGATTTCGCGGAGAAGCGGGCATCGGGAAAGCTCGCGCTTTCGATGTCCACGTCCTCCTCATTGGAAGATCGGGTCCGACGGCTGATGATACCCCGCCGGCAACTCGGGGCGGCTGGCATTTTCACCCTGGTGGCACTTGCGGTGATCGTCGCGGGTGGCCTCGCAATTTTCACCGCCGCGCCTGAAGCATCCCCGGTGACTTCAGACGAGGTCGAACTGAGATGGTCGGCGAATCCTTTTCCGGGCGGAAACTGA
- a CDS encoding DUF5069 domain-containing protein, with the protein MSFPIRSPRHQTGGIVVLARVIDKIRLNAEGKLPEGYHVGIVPGNRTFDDRLCKFLGVDFEALSGRVLEGGSDDEILDWCFKHGQQPSAEQIEVWNAFLTKRGWRDPATTGFEKSKAEAGFADRDDIQTFFDVMDAEEGHA; encoded by the coding sequence ATGAGTTTCCCCATCCGCAGCCCCCGCCACCAGACCGGCGGCATCGTCGTTCTCGCCCGCGTCATTGACAAGATCCGGCTGAATGCCGAAGGGAAATTGCCGGAAGGTTACCACGTCGGAATCGTCCCGGGCAACCGCACCTTCGATGACCGCCTGTGCAAGTTCCTCGGAGTGGACTTTGAAGCGCTGAGCGGACGCGTGCTCGAGGGCGGCAGCGACGACGAGATATTGGACTGGTGTTTCAAACACGGACAACAGCCCAGCGCCGAGCAGATCGAGGTCTGGAACGCATTCCTCACCAAACGCGGTTGGCGTGATCCGGCGACAACCGGTTTCGAGAAATCCAAGGCCGAGGCCGGATTCGCCGACCGTGACGACATCCAGACCTTCTTCGACGTCATGGACGCGGAAGAAGGACACGCGTGA
- a CDS encoding TetR/AcrR family transcriptional regulator produces the protein MREMTIPESGSKRKLLDAAELLFAEKGFEAVSVRDITQYAKTNVAAVNYHFGSRDNLVALVMMRYMTPVTEERIERLNTLEKQWGKKAIPLEEIIDALVRPLVGQVKKSELAERLFYKLTGRICAEQGNGLPLQVEEQFRQSGERFSKAFAKALPTVPMEELAWRIHFVIGGMIHMLTHQEILSRVSGGVSGAPSMEVTLSRFIRFAAAGLREGTQKAGVTKGEPAEPVAESVPEIEEEIEEEVDDSQGMFNF, from the coding sequence ATGCGTGAAATGACCATTCCCGAGTCCGGATCCAAAAGGAAATTGCTTGATGCCGCCGAGCTGCTGTTTGCCGAAAAAGGATTCGAAGCCGTTTCCGTCCGCGACATCACCCAATACGCGAAAACGAACGTCGCCGCGGTGAATTACCATTTCGGCAGCCGCGACAATCTGGTGGCCCTTGTCATGATGCGCTACATGACGCCGGTCACCGAGGAGCGGATCGAGCGCCTTAACACGCTTGAGAAACAATGGGGGAAAAAAGCCATTCCATTGGAGGAGATCATCGACGCGCTGGTGCGCCCGCTTGTCGGACAGGTGAAGAAATCCGAACTCGCCGAACGTTTGTTTTACAAGCTGACGGGCCGGATCTGCGCGGAGCAGGGCAATGGCCTGCCGCTTCAGGTCGAGGAGCAATTCCGCCAGTCCGGTGAACGGTTCAGCAAGGCGTTTGCGAAAGCCCTGCCCACCGTGCCGATGGAGGAGCTCGCGTGGCGCATTCATTTTGTCATCGGCGGCATGATCCACATGCTGACGCATCAGGAAATCCTTTCGCGCGTGAGCGGAGGTGTCTCGGGGGCGCCGTCGATGGAGGTCACTCTCAGCCGCTTCATCCGTTTCGCCGCCGCGGGATTGCGCGAGGGGACCCAGAAAGCTGGGGTGACCAAGGGTGAACCGGCCGAACCGGTGGCGGAGTCTGTGCCGGAAATCGAGGAAGAGATCGAAGAGGAAGTCGACGACTCACAAGGGATGTTCAATTTTTGA
- the lipB gene encoding lipoyl(octanoyl) transferase LipB — MLEIIHLPAPIGYEDGLRLQETQVASILDGSGRDTIFLLEHEPVYTIGRLRDQSSLRNPNSLPYPVHEINRGGQATFHGPGQLVGYPILDLTSRGKDLHEHLRKLEDALIRACHRFGVDAGRREGLTGVWVENRKLASIGVGVRKWISMHGFAINITKESLPPFFAITPCGIDGVSMSCLADEAGREITVAEAAVAIEKELRALFDA, encoded by the coding sequence ATGTTAGAAATCATCCACCTCCCCGCCCCCATCGGATACGAAGACGGCCTCCGCCTTCAGGAGACCCAGGTCGCCTCCATCCTCGACGGCTCGGGCCGGGACACGATCTTCCTTCTGGAGCACGAGCCCGTTTACACCATCGGGCGCCTGCGCGACCAATCATCTCTGCGGAACCCGAACTCGCTCCCCTACCCCGTCCACGAAATCAACCGCGGCGGCCAAGCCACCTTCCACGGCCCCGGACAGCTCGTCGGCTATCCCATTCTCGATCTCACCTCGCGCGGCAAGGACCTGCACGAGCACCTGCGCAAGCTGGAGGACGCTCTCATCCGGGCTTGCCACCGGTTCGGAGTCGATGCGGGACGACGCGAGGGATTGACCGGAGTCTGGGTGGAAAACCGCAAGCTCGCCTCCATCGGCGTGGGAGTCAGGAAATGGATCAGCATGCACGGCTTCGCCATCAACATCACAAAGGAAAGCCTCCCGCCGTTCTTCGCCATCACCCCTTGTGGAATCGATGGCGTGAGCATGAGTTGCCTGGCCGACGAGGCTGGTCGGGAAATCACCGTCGCTGAAGCGGCTGTGGCGATCGAAAAGGAGTTGCGCGCGCTGTTCGACGCGTAG
- the ruvC gene encoding crossover junction endodeoxyribonuclease RuvC has translation MRILSIDPAVRNTGYAVLEGDPRKPTVLAFDVISIPKAIAQSAALSAIRTHLVNIITKFQPDEIAVEGIIYVQSHQTAISMGAARAAALIAAADHGLKVYEYSPKKVKMAVVGNGNADKKQVAFMVRAILGLSETPPADAADALAIGMAHLQASDPLKAKLLERRLV, from the coding sequence ATGCGCATCCTCTCCATCGATCCCGCCGTCCGCAACACCGGCTACGCCGTGCTTGAGGGGGATCCGCGCAAGCCGACGGTGCTCGCCTTCGACGTCATTTCCATCCCGAAAGCCATCGCCCAATCCGCCGCGTTGTCGGCGATCCGCACTCATCTGGTGAACATCATCACGAAGTTCCAACCGGACGAGATCGCCGTCGAGGGGATCATCTATGTCCAATCCCACCAGACCGCCATCTCCATGGGAGCCGCGCGCGCCGCAGCCCTCATCGCCGCCGCCGACCACGGGCTCAAGGTTTACGAATATTCTCCGAAAAAGGTGAAGATGGCCGTGGTCGGCAATGGCAACGCCGATAAGAAACAGGTCGCCTTCATGGTCCGCGCCATTCTCGGTCTTTCCGAAACCCCGCCAGCGGACGCGGCGGACGCCCTCGCCATTGGAATGGCCCACCTGCAGGCTTCCGATCCGCTCAAAGCAAAACTCCTCGAACGCCGCCTCGTCTGA
- a CDS encoding addiction module protein: MAVTLDLGRMTTSEKLRLMENLWHDLSNGENDVPSPDWHGEVLAERTRLISSGEETYLDWEMAKKLLRDELR; encoded by the coding sequence ATGGCAGTGACCTTGGATTTGGGACGAATGACCACCTCGGAGAAACTGAGGCTCATGGAAAATCTCTGGCATGATCTGTCAAACGGCGAGAATGATGTCCCATCCCCGGACTGGCACGGCGAAGTGCTTGCGGAGAGGACCCGCCTGATTTCGTCCGGTGAGGAAACCTACCTCGATTGGGAAATGGCCAAAAAACTACTCCGTGACGAGTTACGGTGA